One Candidatus Saccharibacteria bacterium RAAC3_TM7_1 genomic region harbors:
- a CDS encoding 2,5-diketo-D-gluconic acid reductase (RAAC3_TM7_1_29), which translates to MNIPTITLNNDVTIPQLGLGVWQASDAEAEHAVSVAIDAGYRLIDTAAVYGNETGIGRGIAKSSVPRDELFITTKLWNSDQGYEQTLHAFVASLKRLGLDYIDLYLIHWQMPKIKRYNDTWRAFEELHKAGKIRAIGVSNFDETHLGDLMEHGTIVPAVNQIEIHPDFQQKPLRDFCTQHGIAVESWSPLGGSRSRNAVLQTEAIRSIATKHGKTPAQIALRWHIENDLIVIPKSVHKQRIKENSEIFDFTLDEADHALIATLDGDNRQGGDPQTMNIH; encoded by the coding sequence ATGAATATACCGACAATCACCTTAAATAACGACGTCACCATCCCACAGCTAGGGCTTGGAGTCTGGCAAGCTAGTGATGCCGAGGCCGAGCACGCCGTATCGGTAGCTATCGATGCTGGCTATCGTCTGATTGATACCGCGGCCGTCTACGGAAATGAAACTGGCATTGGGCGGGGGATCGCAAAGTCCAGCGTACCGCGCGACGAACTTTTCATCACGACCAAGCTTTGGAACTCTGACCAAGGCTATGAACAGACCTTGCACGCTTTCGTTGCCAGTCTCAAGCGGCTCGGACTTGACTACATCGACCTCTACCTCATCCACTGGCAAATGCCAAAGATCAAGCGCTACAACGATACCTGGCGAGCGTTCGAGGAATTACATAAGGCCGGCAAGATCCGCGCCATCGGCGTCAGCAACTTCGACGAGACACACCTTGGCGATCTCATGGAGCACGGGACGATCGTACCCGCCGTCAACCAAATTGAGATCCACCCCGATTTTCAGCAGAAGCCGCTACGCGACTTTTGTACGCAGCATGGTATCGCTGTCGAGTCATGGAGCCCACTCGGCGGTAGCCGTAGCCGTAACGCCGTCTTGCAGACCGAAGCTATCAGATCGATCGCAACCAAGCATGGCAAGACACCAGCCCAGATCGCCCTAAGGTGGCATATTGAAAACGACCTGATTGTTATTCCAAAATCAGTTCACAAGCAACGCATCAAAGAAAATAGTGAAATCTTTGACTTTACTCTCGATGAAGCCGACCATGCACTGATTGCTACCCTCGACGGGGATAACCGCCAAGGCGGCGACCCACAAACCATGAACATCCACTGA
- a CDS encoding hypothetical protein (RAAC3_TM7_1_31), which yields MTKFQIKRVYDDPNEADGYRVLVDRLWPRGMKKEDATLDEWNKDVAPSSELRTWFGHKPERFREFASRYEKELTANPAVDEFRRRTKDKKIITLLYGAKDTESNQAAVLQKFLTSR from the coding sequence ATGACAAAGTTTCAGATCAAGCGCGTCTATGACGACCCAAACGAGGCCGACGGCTATCGGGTGTTGGTTGATCGGCTCTGGCCGCGTGGCATGAAGAAGGAAGACGCTACCCTCGATGAGTGGAATAAAGATGTGGCGCCGTCCTCAGAGCTACGAACCTGGTTTGGCCACAAGCCGGAACGTTTTAGAGAATTTGCGTCGCGCTACGAAAAAGAGCTTACTGCTAATCCCGCGGTTGACGAATTTCGCCGTCGGACGAAAGATAAAAAGATCATTACACTGCTTTATGGTGCCAAAGACACCGAATCTAACCAAGCGGCGGTGCTGCAGAAATTTCTCACTTCTCGCTAA
- a CDS encoding hypothetical protein (RAAC3_TM7_1_30) → MSKMTKEEQDQLGVEWYERTHKNWRAWGSWFSWGSPVGLGLFFIETAAAIWVIAQTF, encoded by the coding sequence ATGTCGAAAATGACAAAAGAGGAGCAAGACCAGCTCGGTGTCGAGTGGTACGAACGCACGCACAAAAACTGGCGCGCGTGGGGGAGCTGGTTCAGCTGGGGAAGCCCAGTCGGACTCGGCCTTTTCTTTATCGAAACGGCCGCGGCTATCTGGGTCATCGCCCAGACGTTCTAA
- a CDS encoding uracil-DNA glycosylase (RAAC3_TM7_1_32) has product MALEKKDFGGLGTMAAIYEAIVNDPMNADMSAKGYAPVYTAGVKAKIVIVGQAPGSKAQATMKPWNDASGVLLRKWLGVSDEQFYDPDIIALVPMDFYYPGKGRHGDLPPRKGFAEKWHPWLFKLMPEARLIILIGAYSQKYYLGKTAKLNLTETVRAYEEFLPTYFPLVHPSPLNFRWRTKNPWFEEEVVPQLAYRVHGVLEL; this is encoded by the coding sequence ATGGCACTAGAGAAAAAAGACTTCGGTGGTCTAGGTACGATGGCGGCTATCTATGAGGCCATCGTGAACGACCCAATGAACGCCGATATGAGTGCGAAAGGTTATGCGCCGGTTTATACAGCTGGCGTAAAGGCAAAGATTGTTATCGTCGGACAGGCACCGGGTAGTAAGGCACAGGCGACGATGAAACCTTGGAATGACGCCAGCGGTGTACTGCTGCGTAAATGGCTGGGTGTAAGTGACGAGCAGTTTTATGACCCAGATATTATTGCGCTAGTTCCGATGGATTTTTATTATCCGGGAAAAGGTCGGCACGGTGACTTGCCGCCACGGAAAGGTTTTGCCGAAAAGTGGCATCCGTGGCTATTTAAGCTGATGCCGGAAGCGCGGCTGATTATCTTGATCGGGGCGTACTCACAGAAATATTACCTCGGCAAAACCGCCAAACTGAACTTGACCGAAACGGTTCGTGCCTACGAGGAGTTCTTACCGACTTATTTTCCACTGGTACACCCAAGTCCGCTGAACTTCCGTTGGCGGACAAAGAACCCATGGTTTGAAGAAGAAGTAGTGCCACAACTGGCATATCGGGTTCACGGTGTACTTGAGCTGTAA